From a single Brassica oleracea var. oleracea cultivar TO1000 chromosome C5, BOL, whole genome shotgun sequence genomic region:
- the LOC106344344 gene encoding uncharacterized protein LOC106344344 produces MEHTLKMLHDVIARSLQQPQVHPQPLVPPQPSVSTPMLPLITAMKNMKTPHFEGGTDPFEADQWLRTMEKNFETLTCSEESKKKMAVYYLDKDAVEWWESKDHQVGHLVTTWAAFKNELERKYFTPESKRRLQRQFANLVQGDKTLENRLAVGNYESLTELVEKAVNVEIGLEAEKAASKKSKQHQEGKFGGNQRSFKEKELGGPSRRSLFTGKCFNYGKIGHKSSECFGKKPGSFQSNSYNPTCFTCGKKGHISTQCSVNRPIPATPVTVHPPPAPPAVAPVPKRQAIGGRVYALELDDPKPPGPSTGPITGYRAQLDCRKGRIFCKENRQWQIVFYGISPSKYVSLVAALRVEDLLKDGEAYMVTVTTSEGPASNGVEITDIAVIQEFEDVFVALKELPPPRSNPFTINLEPGAKPIAKAPYRMAPAELAELKNQLEDLMEKGFIRPSSSPWGAPVLFVKKKDGSMRLCIYYRGINNITIKDKYPLPRIDELLDQLRGVSWFSKINLASGYHQIPISEGDVMKTAFKTRYGQYEFVVMPFGLTNGPVAFMRLMNEVFHDYFDKFVIIFINDILIYSKTEVEHKAHLKLVLERLRNQKLYAKFNKCSFWKREIGFLGHRVSGEGVLVDSEKVKAIEEWQRPSTVTEVRSFLGLARYYLKFVKNFSSIAKPRTKLTGKGVSFIWGKETEEAFQRLKKALTTTLVLALPEQGEPSEPLGMHAVNQTGLLGRIRHEQQRDEKLKKIIEDVKSQEGPNPSGYHMAPDGTLLLNGRISVPQGDGLRDEILKSVHHSLLSIHPGSTNMYRDIRRLTKVAHLLPMKEKKLEIIRTNMKKAQDRQKKYADQSRRVMMFNIGDWVYLKVSAQ; encoded by the exons ATGGAGCACACTTTGAAGATGCTTCATGACGTGATAGCGAGGTCACTACAACAACCTCAGGTGCACCCTCAGCCACTCGTGCCACCACAACCTTCAGTTAGTACACCGATGTTACCATTGATAACTGCCATGAAGAATATGAAGACACCACATTTTGAAGGAGGTACAGATCCATTTGAAGCCGACCAATGGCTTCGAACTATGGAGAAAAACTTTGAGACCCTGACGTGTTCCGAAGAGTCTAAGAAGAAGATGGCAGTGTATTACTTAGACAAAGACGCGGTAGAATGGTGGGAGAGTAAGGATCACCAAGTGGGACATCTGGTCACCACTTGGGCGGCATTCAAAAATGAATTGGAACGCAAGTACTTCACTCCTGAGTCCAAGCGAAGGCTTCAACGCCAGTTTGCAAACTTGGTACAAGGAGATAAGACG TTAGAAAATAGACTAGCAGTCGGGAACTACGAGAGTCTCACCGAGCTAGTGGAAAAGGCTGTGAATGTGGAGATCGGATTGGAAGCTGAGAAGGCGGCAAGTAAGAAATCCAAGCAGCATCAAGAAGGAAAGTTTGGTGGAAACCAAAGATCATTTAAGGAAAAGGAATTGGGAGGGCCAAGTAGACGATCTTTGTTCACAGGAAAATGCTTTAACTATGGCAAGATAGGCCATAAGTCAAGTGAATGCTTCGGGAAGAAACCTGGATCCTTTCAGTCAAACTCCTACAATCCTACATGTTTCACGTGTGGAAAGAAAGGGCACATCTCTACCCAGTGCAGCGTCAATCGTCCTATCCCAGCTACGCCAGTCACTGTCCATCCTCCTCCAGCTCCACCTGCAGTCGCACCAGTGCCAAAAAGGCAAGCTATAGGAGGTAGAGTTTACGCTTTAGAACTAGATGATCCTAAACCTCCAGGCCCATCTACGGGTCCCATCACAG GCTATCGGGCTCAATTAGATTGTCGAAAAGGTCGTATTTTTTGCAAGGAGAACAGGCAATGGCAAATAGTGTTCTATGGGATCAGTCCAAGCAAGTATGTGTCTTTAGTAGCTGCCTTGAGAGTGGAAGATTTGCTCAAGGATGGAGAAGCGTATATGGTGACAGTAACTACTAGTGAAGGACCCGCTAGCAATGGAGTTGAAATTACGGATATTGCAGTCATACAAGAGTTTGAGGATGTGTTTGTGGCATTAAAAGAGTTACCTCCACCTCGGAGTAACCCTTTCACAATTAACTTGGAACCTGGAGCTAAGCCGATAGCAAAGGCTCCTTACCGCATGGCACCCGCAGAGTTAGCAGAGTTGAAGAACCAACTTGAAGATTTAATGGAGAAAGGTTTCATAAGACCTAGCTCTTCACCATGGGGAGCTCCGGTCTTATTTGTCAAGAAAAAGGATGGTAGCATGCGACTTTGCATTTATTATCGAGGAATCAACAATATCACCATCAAAGATAAGTATCCTCTTCCGAGGATAGACGAGTTGTTGGATCAACTAAGGGGAGTAAGTTGGTTTTCGAAGATCAACTTGGCGTCGGGCTATCATCAGATTCCAATTTCAGAAGGTGATGTCATGAAGACTGCGTTTAAAACTCGTTATGGACAATACGAGTTCGTAGTAATGCCTTTTGGACTTACTAATGGACCGGTGGCCTTCATGAGATTGATGAATGAAGTCTTCCACGATTATTTCGACAAGTTCGTGATAATCTTCATCAATGACATTTTAATATATTCCAAGACAGAGGTCGAGCACAAAGCACACTTGAAGCTAGTGTTGGAACGGTTAAGGAACCAAAAGTTGTATGCCAAATTCAACAAGTGTTCTTTCTGGAAAAGGGAAATCGGGTTCTTGGGCCACCGAGTGTCTGGGGAAGGAGTTTTGGTAGACTCGGAAAAGGTGAAAGCCATTGAGGAATGGCAAAGACCATCAACGGTAACCGAGGTAAGAAGTTTCCTCGGGTTAGCCAGGTATTATCTAAAGTTTGTCAAGAACTTTTCTTCGATCGCTAAGCCCCGGACAAAGTTGACAGGAAAAGGAGTTTCGTTCATCTGGGGAAAAGAAACGGAGGAAGCATTTCAGAGACTGAAGAAAGCTTTGACCACAACACTGGTATTGGCATTACCTGAACAAG GAGAGCCAAGTGAGCCATTAGGCATGCATGCAGTAAACCAGACGGGTTTACTCGGACGGATCAGACATGAGCAACAACGTGATGAAAAGTTAAAGAAAATTATTGAGGATGTCAAGAGTCAAGAAGGTCCAAACCCAAGTGGCTATCATATGGCGCCAGATGGTACACTATTACTTAATGGGAGGATTTCAGTACCACAAGGAGATGGGCTACGAGATGAGATTTTGAAGTCGGTGCATCATTCGTTACTCAGTATCCACCCTGGGAGTACAAATATGTATCGAGATATCCGAAG ACTGACGAAGGTGGCGCACTTGTTACCTATGAAGGAGAAAAAGTTGGAGATCATTCGAACCAATATGAAGAAAGCGCAGGATAGACAAAAGAAGTACGCTGATCAATCAAGGAGAGTAATGATGTTCAATATTGGTGATTGGGTTTATCTGAAAGTGTCAGCTCAATAA